The region ACGGTAATGCCTTCAACAAACAGCTTTTGTTGAATCTCGCACGGGAGTCAGAGCAAGATCCAGTGTATTTTTTGCAATTAGGCTCGATCAGTTCTCAGTACCAATTCAGCACTTCTGGCGGTCTAACTCCATCGGCAACGAGAACCGCTCCTATAGCGGGTGGTGCGGGGCTAATTCAGCGCACCTTAACCCTGGGAGGCAGTTTTAACACCGGGGCAACTCAAACTCCGGTATTTCAATTTCTTCCCATTACCGGGAGCAATTACGTTCAGGCGTTACTTGAACTGGTGTCGGACAAAGTTTTCTGGGCTTACTATGATCAGGGTTGGGAGGCTGATTGGTTGGTGCGAATGATGGTGGACTCGATCCGGGTGAAGGCGGATATGCCGGGCCACGCCAACCAGGAAATAATCTATTTCAATGATCCTACAGATCCCACGTTTCCCGAGTTCCTGGAGTTTTGCAATGAGCTTCGGGATGCTCAATTCTATCAAACTCTGGTCGTCGAGAAAACCACTAATGCCGCGAATGTTGTGTTTAAGGGCAGCAATCCCAAGTTAAGCGAGGTCGTAGGCGCCATTCAAGCGGGACTTTCCGTGGAGAACGAATCGGGCGTAACAACTGTCAAAGCGAAGACCGAAATGAAATTCGAGCTTAAGCTTAATGAACTCTGCGATCCAAACGAGTATAAAGACTGTTACGCCTGCGATGAAACGACATTGTCTAATTCACTGGCATTTGCAAGGAAGGTTCGGACGATTGAGTTTACAATTCGAACTTTTGAATCAATAATGAATAATGTCGCGTGTGAAGAGGACCTTTTTACGAACCTATACAACACCAGGAATATCAGATTTACCAACGATGCGTACGGTCCGATTGCAGTTATAACGCGAAGCTTACCGTATGATGTTCGCCCCGGCGACCAAGCGACGTTCACCAATCGGCCAATTTTAATGATTAAAAACGAGGCAAAGCTGTCGGACGCGGTTCCGAAGTTGGTCGAAGTTACTTATGACAAAGAGAAATATTCGATCGGCGATTGCGATGACGAAAGATTTCGCCCGTATCTCGATTCTAATCAAAACCGCACGGTGTTTGCTCTGCTCAGTTATTTATTTTCACAGACGGCTATAAACACACAAAATTTGCCTATCCAGCAGTTGATTCAGGTGCAATAGGATTTGCCGCAATCCGTGTATTTGCAGGTTTTGTGGGGAGGAACAGCATTTCTGGGGATGTGAACGAACGCCCGGTAATAAATGATGCTGTAATATAGAGAATGAGAAGGCGGTAGCGCGCCTTGGGGCGCGACTCGCTGCGCTCTATATGGTAGGGGATTTTTGATGGGTGACCCAGGGTAGGCCCGGGGACGGGCCAACCCTGGGCTTTGTTGCGCAACATCTTCGATGTTGATTTTTTTTCACGCGAGAAGTGGTTCAATGGAGGGTCCGTTTCGGTTCTCGTGCGGCGGAAAAAATGGATGGATGCAAGAGAGATAGGACGGGGTCCGTCTTGGTTCCGCATCGCGGAAAAGACGGGATAGAAGGAGATTAGGTGAGGCTCGAAAGAATTGTGAATTTGATCTGGCCGAATGTTGATTCGGTACTTTGGCGCAACCTCGTTGAGGTTGGGAGGATTTTTGCGGGTTTCCCAGGGTAGGTTCGGGGACGAACCAACCCTGGGCTTTGTTGCGCAACCCCATTCGGGGTTGTATGAGGGGAAGGGATGGCGTGATGTGGTTCGTCGCCGACCAGTGTGGTATGCGCTGGTTTTTGTGAGGTGAAGATTTTATGGCTTGCGTGGATGTGCGGCCCGCATGTTGGGCGTGATGGGTCTTCTTGTTCGTTGAAGTTTCCGACATCAAAGGGGCCAAGTCTTTAATCCCACAAATAGTGTTCGTCCCACTTTAAATCGTGTTTGCGCAATAACGCGCGTAGCTCGTCCTGGAATCCAATTTTTTTATGGTGGTCTGCTTGACTGGAAATGTAATCTTTCACTTTTTCCAAATTGGATGCGCTGACGGAAAAATTTGCGTAGCCTGCTTGCCATTGGAAATCCACGTATTCATCGCCCTGCTGGCTAAGCCAATCATGCGATACGCGTTTTAATTCTTTTACCCAGTTTGCCTGGGTGATGGTGCGGCTAAAACGCGTCAGCAAATGCACATGATCTTCTGCGCCACCTATGATTAACGCCGGGCAATCCAATTGATTTGAAACTCCGGCGAGGAAGGCGTAGAGGGCTTCGCGGGTGGCCTGATCTCGCAGCCAGGGACGACGTTCTTTCGTTGAGAAGACCAAGTGAGTGTAAATGGCCGAGAGCGATTGTGGCATGCGGGCAACTTTGCACAACCTCGTTGAGGTTGGGAAGATTTTTGCGATTTCCCCAGGGTAGGTTCGAGGACGAACCAACCCTGGGCTTTGTTAACCCCGTTCGGGGTTGTTTTTTGGCACGTGAGTAGCGGTAAATGTGGAACCATTTCGGTTGGGCATCGCGGAAAAGATGGATGGGATGCAAGGAGGCGATTGGTGAGGGTGAGTGATGACGAAAATTCACCGGGCGTGTCAGCAGCCAGCAAGGTTTGAAGAAATTGTGTATTTGATCTAGTGGAATTTCGTCTCGTTAGCTTGGCGCAACCTCGTTGAGGTTGGGAAGATTTTTGCGGTTTTCCCAGGGTAGGTTCGGGGACGAACCAACCCTGGGCTTTGTTACGCAACCCCATTCGGGGTTGTATGAAGGGAGCCGATGGCGTGACGTCGTTCGTGGCCCGACCGGTGGTGTGCGCGGGTTTTTGAAATGAAAATATTACGGCTCGCGGGTACGCTCGCCCTCCCCATGATAAGTTGGGGGGATGTTTTCTTTCGTCCCTGGCCGGGACTTGATTTGGCTGGAATGAAAACCCAGCAATAAATTGCTGGGCTAAGTTCGGTCGTCCCTGCGGGACTTCGGACGGGGGAGCGGCAGCTCCGCCACTAATGATCGCCGGAGCGTTGGCCAGCTTTGGTGAGGGTAATGACGATGTAAAGGAGGGCCAGGATAGAGTAGCCGCCGGTCAAAAATATTCCCAGTGGATATGGAAGCTTGACGAGGAAGGGGATGGCTAAAAATGGAATCAGCAGCAGTCCGATTATGAGTGTGACTTTACCGAGTGTCTGCAGCTTTGATGGAGTTTTCTCGCTCATCAGGCTTTGGCTTCTTCGGGCTGGGGTTGGTCCTGGGGTTTTTCTTCGGGTTCTTTTTCTTCCTGGGGTTCGGGTTCGGTGGCTTCCATTAGTTTCATGGCGCCGGCGAATAATGCGGTGAAGAGGCCGCTGCTGGTAAATGTATTGCGGAAGAATTGCCAGGTTTCGGGCCAGCCTTGGGTTCCTTTGGTGAGGGCGAGGATCCAGCCGCCCAATGTCTTGGTGTATTCGGGATTGTTAAATGGGTTGAGGAACCAGGAGATGGTGTTGGTGATAAGGTAAAAAATGATGGCGCCGAGGAGTCCACCGGCGAGGAGGGCAAAGAAGTTGGAGCGGTGGTTGAATTGGCGTCCGAGCCACACTATGGCGGCGTAGGCGAGGTAGTTTCCAAGCAATTCCGGGCTGAAGATGGGTGAGCCGTAGTGGGCGTGGTAGTAGAGGTTGAGTAATAGGTCGGTGAGGGCGAGGGTGAGGAAGGGGAGCCACCAGACGAGTCGCCGAGGGAAGTAAACGCCGGCGCAGAACATGATGGCGTAAACGGCGCTGAAGTTCTGGGGCATGAGGCCGGGCCAGCGCGTGAGCGCGAGGAGGAGCATCAGGATGATGGGCAGTATGGTTTTTCCTTTCACCGTTGAGAATGATACTCGAATGGGGGAGGGGAATCCAGTGCGGAGTGGTGCAGTGCGGAATGCGGAGTGCGGAGTGCGGAATTGGGGAGGTGACTTCGGGGCGCGGTGGTGTGAGGGCGTGGACTCAGGGTGTGGTTGGATGGATTGACGCAGAGGCGCAGAGGCGCGAGAGGCGCAGAGTGGAGGAAAGGGGCAAGAGGTGTGGAATTAGAGAGTAAGGCGTGGGATTGAAATGAGGGTTTGGAATAAGTCGGCAGCGGCTATCTTATATTGGGTTGCTGCGGGTCATAGACCCGCGATCCGGCGGAGAGAGGAGGTTCAAGTTTTCAGTTTTCAGTTTTCAGTTCGGATTGGTGGTGGATGAGATATAGGCTTGGTGTGGGTCGGGAGTGGCTTGGCGGTTTAATGTTGCCGCGGGTCATAGACCCGCGGTCCGTGGGGAAATAATGATGGAAAAATTGTTTGAGGTGATTTTTGAGGATGGAGAGTTGTTGGTGATTAACAAGCCAGCGGGGTTGGTTTGTCATCCGACGAAGGGGGATGTGTATTCGAGTTTGATTAGCCGGGTGCGGTTGCATCTCGGGGCGGAGGCGCGGGCGCATTTGGTGAATCGGCTGGATCGGGAGACGAGTGGGGTGGTGTTGGTGGCGAAGTCGGATGTGGCGGCGCGGGAGTTGCGGAAGCTGTGGGAGGAGCGGGTGGTGCGAAAGGAGTATTGGGCGATTGTGCATGGGCGGGTGGCGTCGAGTGGGGGGAGTGTTGAGGCGGCGCTGGGCAGGGATACGGAAAGTATTGTGGCGGTGAAGGATAGGGTGCGCGAGGATGGGGCGTTGTCGCGGACGGATTTTGAGGTGGTGCAGCGGTTTGGGCGCGCGGAGGGGGAGTTTACGTGGTTGAGGGTGTGGCCGCACACGGGGCGGAAGCATCAGATTCGTATTCATTTGGCGCATATCGGGCATGCGATTGTGGGGGATAAGTTGTATGGCGGGGATGAGGATATATATATGGCGCTGGTGGAGGATCGAATGACGGCGGAGCAGCGTGCGCGGATGATCTTGCCGTGGCAGGGATTACATGCGCGGGAGGTGAGGTTTGTTTGGCGGGGGGTGGAGAGGGTTTTCGCGGCGGAGGCGGAGGGGTGGTTTATGGATTTTTTGCGGGAGGGAGGGGTGGTGGAAAAAATGATGGGCAGGGGTGTGGGAGGGGTTTAAGATTTGGGGGTGTTTGCGATTCCTAAAACGATGTCGGCGGTGGTGTATCGCGGGGTGAAGGATTTGCGGGTGGAGACGTTGCCGGTGCCGAAAATCGGGCCGGGTGAATTGCTGGTGAAGGTGGCGGCGTGCGGAGTGTGCCCGACGGATATTAAGAAGATCCATTACGGGACGGTGTCGCCACCGCGGGTGTTCGGCCATGAAACGGCGGGGACGATTGTGCGAATGGGCGCGAATGTGCGGGTATTTCGCGTGGGTGAACGGGTGGCGTTGCATCATCACATCCCGTGCATGAGGTGTCACGAGTGCCGGCATGGGGCATTCGCCCAGTGCGCGCAATATAAACGGACGGGGATCACGGCGGGATTCGAGCCGGCGGGCGGAGGTTATGCGGAATACGTGCGGGTGATGTCGTTTGTGCTGCCAGGCGTGGTGAAGATTCCGGCGCGGAATACGTTTATTGAGGGAGCAATGCAGGAGCCGGTGAATACGGTGTTGAAGGCGGTGGAGCGGTTGCGGTTGTTGAAGGGGGATGTGGTATTGGTCGCGGGACAAGGGCCGATTGGGTTGTTGTTTACGCGGTTGCTGGCGTTGCGAGGCGTGAAGGTTATTGCGAGCGATCTTTTGCCGGAGCGGTTGAAATTGGCACAAGCATGGGGGGCAAGTTGGGCATTGGTGGCGGGCGATAAAAATTTTGCGGAGGGCGTGGAAAAAATAACTCGCGGGCGAGGCCTTGATGCGGCGGTGATCGCGGTGCCGTCGGATGCGGCGGTTTTGCAGGCGCAGGAGCTTTTGCGCGGGGCGGGGCAGCTATTATTGTTTGCGCACACGAAACGCGGAAGCCAGATGAGCGTGGATCCATCGAGTGTTTGCGTTGATGAGAAAGATTTGTTGGGCAGCTACTCCGCCGATTTTACGATTCAGAAGGAAGTGGCGAAACTCGTCTTTTCGCGCAAGCTGGATGTGCGGAAACTGGTTACGCATGAGTTCCCGCTCGAAGAAACTGCGGTTGCTGTAGAACTTGCATCCAATCCCCGACCAGAATCGTTAAAAATTATAGTGGCAGTCGAAAAACCGTAAAATAAGTTGGATTTGAAGCGAAAAAAGCATGAAATTTGACTTTAAAATCCTTGGTGAATGAATGGCGTTATATGTTTTAATTCAGCCACTTAGGTGCAGAACAAAAACCGGCTAAAACCGCTCGAAAAAATGTTCAAAAATAATTTAGAAACCAGTTGACATACCCGCCTGAATTTGACAAATTTAACACGCACACAGTTAAACACACAGAACAACAAATAACAAAATGAGAACAAAAGCATTAATTCTTGGCGCTGCGTTCGTCGCAGCAGGTGTCGCCTCCTCAATGGCGCAATCCAATGTTTATTCATTGAACATTGTCGGTTACGTGAATGTCCCGGTTCCTGCCGGCTTCAGTATCTTAGCTAACCCGTTAGATGACGGCTTGAGTGACACTAATGTGATCACGACTGTTCTCGCTACTAATATTGTTGCGAACTCTCAGGTCTTCACCTTTACGCCCTCTGGTGGATATAATTCAACTGTTGAAAGCTATTTTGCTGACTTCGGTTGGTTTCCTGGCACTACTCATTTGGCTCCTGGAACTGGCTTCTTCTTCTTCTCGCCGACTGCGACAAACATTACGTTTGTTGGTCAGATTTCTGCTGGAACATATACGAACACGCTGGCTGCAAACTCCTTCAATTTAGTTGGCTCGGTTGTTCCTGAAGCGTTGCCGCCTGGTGTTCCTGGTGAATCGAGCACGTTGGGGGTTCCTGTTACGGCTAACGATGTGATTTACCGTTATAATTCAACGGCGTATGCGGCTGAGGGTGGTTATGATACCATTACTTACTTCCAAGGCTTTGGATGGTTTGACTCGGTTGCGGGTGGTGGTTCTACAAATGGGCCAACGCTTAATGTCGGTGAAGGTGTTTTCCTGTTCAGTACAGCAGGTGGAAACTGGGTTGAAAACTTCTCAGTTAATTGATAGTTCAACCAATAAAATAGAAATCTAATCAACCAAATAGAACAACAAGTATGAAAAAACTAACAACAATCCCGGTCGCGCTATTCATTTGCATTGGTGCTTACGCTCAGGGGACAATTCAATACGCTAACAATCCTGGCGTGCCTGTTAAAACTACTATTAATGGTGTTACTGCTAATGCTAACTCTACTGGCGGTGATCAGGTTGAAATGTTCTATCAAATAGACAATGGTGGTGCTGCTCCGGCTGCCATTACTTCTATGAATGGTGCCTTGGGAAATTGGATAGCAACATCTGTAACGCCTGTTTTACAGCCTCCGGCTGGTCCTACTGGTGTTTTTGATGCTCCTAGTGTAACTTTGCAAAATGTTCCTCTTGGTGCGACCGTTTGGCTTGAAATCGTAGGTTGGGACAATAACGCAGCTTCTGTGGCTGCTGCTTTAAGCGGGGGTTCGACCTTGTTTGGTAACTCTGCAGTGTGGAGCGAGGGAACTGGCGGGGCTGGTACTCCTCCAGCTACAGCGCCTGCAATTACTGGTGCTGGTCAGTTCACGGGGATGACTCTCACGGCTATTCCCAATACTCCTGAGCCGACCACGATCGCTCTTGGCGCTCTTGGTGCAGCTTCCTTGTTGGCTTTCCGCCGCAAGAAATAATTAAGCCTGTCTCTTTCACAGCCGCCCGAAAGGGCGGCTTTTTTTTTCACCAGACGTTGACAGAAAAAAAATCGCCGTTAGCATTTGGCGAAACTTATTTGGCTGGCGCGTTCGTCTATCAGTTAGGACACGGCCCTCTCAAGGCTGAGAGACGGGTGCGATTCCCGTACGCGCTACCATTTTTATCATGCGTCCATTTCAAATCATCTTCAATCCGACGAGCGCCGCTGAACTCGCCCGCATGCCCAAGGAATTACAGTTGCAAATCCTTGGCGAATTCCGTGGCTTGCCACAGCAAGTCCTGGCCACCGACCTGGATGAATTCGGCCAGTTGGAACGCGCTGGGCGCACGCTGCATCGTTTTCGCGTAGGAGATTACCGCGTCTATTTTGAGCGACACGATCTGGGCGTGGTGGTGCATCGCATCCTGAGCCGCCACACGCTCAAGGATTTCTATTTCCGTTCCGGTTTGAAGCTGGAAGAAGACGAAGCGCTTCAACAAAACCCAAAATTCTGGGAACTCATCGAAGCCGCCGTTTCGTCACCGCAGGAATAATGGGAAGGCGAACTGGCCCAATCAAGTCCCTTCGCCCAATTCCACGTTCCAATAGGCCAGATCAATGAAATGCTTCCAGCTTTCGTGCTGGTGCATGCCGAGATTGATCTGGACGAACGGACGCCACTTCGGCCGCTTTGGCTTGCGGATGAGATGCATGCCGGCTTCCTGGGGAGTATGATTCGCTTTGCGCGTGTTACAAGGGATGCAGGAGCAAACGATATTTTCCCACGTCGTCGGTCCGCCACGATCGCGCGGGATGACGTGATCCAGATTCAAATCCTTGCGATCAAATAATTGGCCGCAATACTGGCATGTATTACTATCGCGCTCAAAAATATTATGCCGCGTGAACTTCACTTCCTTCTTCGGCATACGGTCGAACATCACCAGCAAAATCACGCGCGGCACGCGAATGCGAAATGAAATCGTGTGGATGCTTTCCGGGTGCGGCTGTTGCTCCGA is a window of Verrucomicrobiia bacterium DNA encoding:
- the tnpA gene encoding IS200/IS605 family transposase, with the translated sequence MPQSLSAIYTHLVFSTKERRPWLRDQATREALYAFLAGVSNQLDCPALIIGGAEDHVHLLTRFSRTITQANWVKELKRVSHDWLSQQGDEYVDFQWQAGYANFSVSASNLEKVKDYISSQADHHKKIGFQDELRALLRKHDLKWDEHYLWD
- a CDS encoding DUF6580 family putative transport protein; the protein is MKGKTILPIILMLLLALTRWPGLMPQNFSAVYAIMFCAGVYFPRRLVWWLPFLTLALTDLLLNLYYHAHYGSPIFSPELLGNYLAYAAIVWLGRQFNHRSNFFALLAGGLLGAIIFYLITNTISWFLNPFNNPEYTKTLGGWILALTKGTQGWPETWQFFRNTFTSSGLFTALFAGAMKLMEATEPEPQEEKEPEEKPQDQPQPEEAKA
- a CDS encoding RluA family pseudouridine synthase; protein product: MMEKLFEVIFEDGELLVINKPAGLVCHPTKGDVYSSLISRVRLHLGAEARAHLVNRLDRETSGVVLVAKSDVAARELRKLWEERVVRKEYWAIVHGRVASSGGSVEAALGRDTESIVAVKDRVREDGALSRTDFEVVQRFGRAEGEFTWLRVWPHTGRKHQIRIHLAHIGHAIVGDKLYGGDEDIYMALVEDRMTAEQRARMILPWQGLHAREVRFVWRGVERVFAAEAEGWFMDFLREGGVVEKMMGRGVGGV
- a CDS encoding alcohol dehydrogenase catalytic domain-containing protein codes for the protein MFAIPKTMSAVVYRGVKDLRVETLPVPKIGPGELLVKVAACGVCPTDIKKIHYGTVSPPRVFGHETAGTIVRMGANVRVFRVGERVALHHHIPCMRCHECRHGAFAQCAQYKRTGITAGFEPAGGGYAEYVRVMSFVLPGVVKIPARNTFIEGAMQEPVNTVLKAVERLRLLKGDVVLVAGQGPIGLLFTRLLALRGVKVIASDLLPERLKLAQAWGASWALVAGDKNFAEGVEKITRGRGLDAAVIAVPSDAAVLQAQELLRGAGQLLLFAHTKRGSQMSVDPSSVCVDEKDLLGSYSADFTIQKEVAKLVFSRKLDVRKLVTHEFPLEETAVAVELASNPRPESLKIIVAVEKP
- a CDS encoding PEP-CTERM sorting domain-containing protein gives rise to the protein MKKLTTIPVALFICIGAYAQGTIQYANNPGVPVKTTINGVTANANSTGGDQVEMFYQIDNGGAAPAAITSMNGALGNWIATSVTPVLQPPAGPTGVFDAPSVTLQNVPLGATVWLEIVGWDNNAASVAAALSGGSTLFGNSAVWSEGTGGAGTPPATAPAITGAGQFTGMTLTAIPNTPEPTTIALGALGAASLLAFRRKK
- a CDS encoding HNH endonuclease produces the protein MNSFLNQHVLVLNRLWQAVNICTARRALTLLFEGHAQVVLSGDDGSFQTFSFDQWQDLSEQQPHPESIHTISFRIRVPRVILLVMFDRMPKKEVKFTRHNIFERDSNTCQYCGQLFDRKDLNLDHVIPRDRGGPTTWENIVCSCIPCNTRKANHTPQEAGMHLIRKPKRPKWRPFVQINLGMHQHESWKHFIDLAYWNVELGEGT